The genomic region aacgTGATAAACCTCATTATTGAAAGTTTTAATCATAACCacacaaattttttgatatttaacaAATAGACTACCAActtaaaagttttgtttaccttcaattatatgtataataaaaaccttttttaattttaaaactttgaaaTTGCGATTTCATATAATTATTCCAAAACTCTTGATACTATTCTTTTATATTAACCAAAATTCACGAGCAATTCCACgtaatttcgttattttttgaaaaaaaaacaaaaaaagataaaattttttacatttcttaATGCAATTTCTAAGATACTCAACACAATAATTGTAAAAAGAACCTCCTAACACAACAGAAGGATCTAAACCCGCAGGGTTTGTGAAAAGAAATCTCAAAATCGTGCTTCGTACTCGTTAAGGGGACTTACaagggtgttgaaaataaaattttcaccaacaaattctttttttaccCGAATCTAGGATAGTACATCTTGTGTTGagctttttgaatatttaacaCGCCCAGGGAATTCGTGGGGGCTAAAATTTACAGTTGTTGCGCAGTTTTAGTGATAATAGTCGAGATGATTTAAGCTGCACTTCGCTTAAAAGGCAATTTTAGGTGTTTTAGGAGttagcaaaaatattttttcgtaAAATAAGGTTATTTATGATTCGTTTCGAAATAGAACAGCaatcaaaatgtaaattaCCTAGTTTTACGACACAAAAAGAATTATACAATGATAGTTAATCATATATTTTGTATGggggattaaaaataaagaaaaagtagTTCGAAAAAACGATCGATACGTCAAAAGTAACCGTGAACAGTGTTCACACGAGGGGGGTTCTCGCGTAATTGTCGACTTTTATCGTTGGGCAATTACTAAATTGGATTTAACCGGGTGGTAAGAACAGCTTTTTCTACTGAAAGCTAACAGGAAAAATTGCTCGTGTTGTTGACATAATTCGATTTGATTAACTTTgataagaaatcaatttttatgattactTCTTTTAGAATGTCgtgctaaaaaaattattttaatatcacaaatttacaaaaaataaataaataaaaaacattaagaaGTCATCttcacaacttttttttcatcTACACCTTCCAAAGCACAAATAGCCAATTGTTCCCTTTCGTACATCAACAATAAAGCTTGTTCTAATAAAAGAAGTTCAGTTCGGGATAAAACAGGTACTCCGTAATTATGAACAACACCTCCTCTCCCCACTTGAAGTGTAGACGTTAAATACGAACTCGTTTGGAAAATATTACTTCTTATATGTCCGACCATATTCGAATTTTGATCACCTAAAAGTCCTAAAGCTATCGCGGTGATGCTTCTATTGATGGCGAAGGCTTTTGCCATTGATTCTGAATCGTGCTTGAACGATTTTATCGGTTTTAAAACATCCCCTGTTTCTCCTACATTTCGGTACTTTTTAATCAGTAAAACTTCATCGGGGGAAGTCGTCGCTAATGGGGTTGCTCTTGAAAAAATTGGGACGAGACAATCTAAATCAGGCCCTCCACATACCGGTACATTAATTCCTGCCGGATCTAATTTGTAATAATCAGctaataatgaatttaatttcacctaaaaaaaaatgaaatgttgaggttatgttgtatTGTCAGACTTTTAAGGCTTCTAAGAGAAGAATTTGTGTTTAATTGGATTCCTTTTAGAATACTTAGCTTTTAGAgcttctttttctttgattttacatgtatttttgagtattttatgcatattttttaaataaattgatgtGAATgttgtttgaggttatgtcaatttGACATTCTGATGTATGAccaaggtttatagaacataaggttacctcattccctatgcctctgtagtatcgattattaccccgcaaattgacgtcactggttcgatacagtcagaataaaagatagcctatacaTGTGCCTATACGTgacaacacgatgcgaggtttaaatattttatatagactgtaccacagtataggtggtgttgtgttgttcatagaaccagctacgtcactgacccaccttgcctctcagaggaggagaatcggtattgggtaaccttatgttctatagaccttgatGTATGACatcaaaaacataacctcaaattagaattttttttaaatttattttacttggTGAACCGCAacggatccgataattcttccTGGGTGATACCAATGAGTTTTCTTATAAATCGCGGATACTAACGGTACCATATAAGAAACTGGGTTAACACAAAcataaataatcgattttgaagCATACATAGTACAAATACGGGCTAATCTGATAACTCTTTCATATTCCCGGTGAAATTGTGCTTCCGGCGTAGCTTCCTGATCTCTTTGTTTTTCCAACCCCATTAATATCACAATTTCagatttctaaaaataaaaattaaaaacataatttgttATGTCGTTATTAAGTTATgaaataatgaataattacTTTAACCGCTTTTTCAACATCATGATCCGTATAACCACAAATCATCGTTCTTGTATCCATCGAATCTAAATCGGCAGCAATTCCGGGGGCTTTTTCGCCGACTAAATACAAATGCGAAACAAGAGGGTTTTGCTTTAAGAGGAACGACAAGTATTCGCCGGAAGGATTGTCAACTCCCAACACCGAAACGCTGACCGCTTTCTGCTTAAACTTTTCCATTGCGACTAGTTTCGTTACTTCTTCCGTCTTTTTATCCGAAACCGACGATTTTGATGTCGTGTAACATCTTGAAACGGTTTTAAGAAAACggtttttagataaattccacattttttcgACATCCACGAAGATTTTGCCTTTTATTATgaggattttaattaattataataattttcaaaaccctttaaattgacgttttagaaatgtcaaaagaaatttgttgccaacctaattaattatttataaatttaatttttttctaattatttaaataacacgcattaaaaaaagataaataaagtATAGATCGCTTTTAGGGTGTTGGTTTTTTGGGTGTGGTTCAAACCTCCAACAACAACCACGCGAAAGAATCGTTAACCATTAACCAAGTGAGGTTATTACTCATTACAATTTTAGGATcaataaactaaaaacaaagtggaaataataactttattgcttaatctaataataaataatcccTCCAAGTTCTTACAAAGCACCTCTTCCATATGGAATATCTTTGTTTGTTCTTAAATAATATGAGCCTGATGAGTaactaaaatcaataaaaacattgatttggttgtttctgtactctgataaCTTACTTCGGATTCGCGTTAAAACCCATGTAGGCTATTATTTCTTCGTTACAATCCCTGTGGGTACTCCCCCATGTACATTTAATAGCCGGAAAATTCTCCGGGGATTTTACTGACTCGGAAAAATAATGATAAGCTTTTTGGTGACTACAAGcaactaaaaatagaaaattaaaccgaaaacaattaaaaaataaaaaaacccaCTGGCATTCATCAACTTGTGCTTCTTGGCAAGATC from Onthophagus taurus isolate NC chromosome 5, IU_Otau_3.0, whole genome shotgun sequence harbors:
- the LOC111426136 gene encoding malate dehydrogenase, mitochondrial-like, translating into MWNLSKNRFLKTVSRCYTTSKSSVSDKKTEEVTKLVAMEKFKQKAVSVSVLGVDNPSGEYLSFLLKQNPLVSHLYLVGEKAPGIAADLDSMDTRTMICGYTDHDVEKAVKKSEIVILMGLEKQRDQEATPEAQFHREYERVIRLARICTMYASKSIIYVCVNPVSYMVPLVSAIYKKTHWYHPGRIIGSVAVHQVKLNSLLADYYKLDPAGINVPVCGGPDLDCLVPIFSRATPLATTSPDEVLLIKKYRNVGETGDVLKPIKSFKHDSESMAKAFAINRSITAIALGLLGDQNSNMVGHIRSNIFQTSSYLTSTLQVGRGGVVHNYGVPVLSRTELLLLEQALLLMYEREQLAICALEGVDEKKVVKMTS